Part of the Methanolobus chelungpuianus genome is shown below.
TACGGCAAGGAGCTAAGCCAGAAACACGGCATGGAAATTGCACTCGCCCGTACTCCTGCAGAAACCACATGCCAGAGGTTTGCGGTGTCGGACATGCTGCATGAGGAATATAAGGATGCCGTCCTGCAGGTAGTCAAGGGCGACAAGGAAGCAGCCCTTGCAAATATCAAGCGTACCCATGACCTGCCTGTCTATTACACCAATGGCACCCATGTTCCTCCGGGTGCCAACGTATCGCTGATAGACCGGATAAACATAGAGCATGTGTTCTTCCCAATAGTGGACGGAGGCAATATCTGTCATATATGGATGGGTGAAGGCTCTCCGGATGCAAAGGGCCTCAGGGAGTTCGCGATGAATATCGCAAAGAACACGCAGATAGGCTATTTCGCCTTCACCAAGGATATGACTGTATGCCTCAACGATTTCCATATCATGTCCGGCCTGAAGGAATGCTGCGAGAACTGCGGCTCCGGTGATGTGGAGCAGCTCTCAAGGGTAACCGGCTATGTCCAGGCCGTGCACGGCTGGAACGCTGCCAAGAGGCAGGAGCTGGCAGACAGGATGCGTTACAGTTCAAGTGACATGATCTGATAGCAATGAAAGTGAATTACGGTAGTTGTGTTCCCATCTCTACTGTGGACTGGCACGGTCATGTGTCAGTCGTCCTCTTTTTAAGGAACTGCCCCTTCCGCTGTCCCTATTGCCAGAACCACGAGCTTCTGAACGGTTCAGGGCTGACGGATATATCCGTTCTTGAAGCTGCAATAAAGAAATCAAGACCTTTTGTCAGCAGCCTTGTTCTGCTGGGAGGTGAGCCCCTCATGCAGAAGCAGGCTGTAATGCATCTGTCACGTTTTGCCAAACAGAACGGGCTGCTCGTGGGAGTACATACCAACGGGTTCTATCCGCAGGTTCTTGATGAGATGATAAAGGAAAAGCTGCTTGACAAGATATTTATTGACATCAAGGCGCCTCTGGATGATATTGAGGTATACGGCAGGGTAACTGGCTGCGACACCTCGCAGGTAAGGGCAGATCCGGCTGATGCCGTCAGGAACGTATCGGAATCTGTGTTACTTGTCATTCGTGGTGGCGTTGAACTGGAACTGCGGACAACGGTGTTCAGGGGCTTTATGGGCGATGCTGCTGACATTGGTAGAATAGCTGCCTCCATTCTCTCTCTTACAGGTGACAGGCAGGTTCATTATGTGCTTCAGCAGGGGCTTGCGGAAAATGCAGCACTTGAAAGCATGCGCTGCATAAAGCCTTTCAGCAGGGATGAGATGCTTGAGCTGGCCAGGTCTGCCCACGGGTCGCTGGAGAATATATGGATAAGGACCAGGGAGCAGGGGAACGAGAAGCTTAACTTCGAACCAGTTTGAAGTTTAAAGAATTATTATATAGTCCTGATACAATCACTCAGTAATACACGCCAAATGGAGCGATATGAGTGAAAAGAACATACCTTCTATCAGCATTATTGCTTGTGTCCATCGCTATTCTCGTAAGCGGCTGTGCGAGCCTGGATAGGGATGCAGGCTCTTCATCTTATACTTCCAATGAAGCCATATCTGAATATGATACTGTGACAGAAGAATCTGCGAGGCAGGTATCAGGCGCGGTAAATACGGCTTCCATGGATCGGAAGACCATAACTACCGTGGATATGTCCCTTGAGGTTGAAGACGTCCCTGCAGCCATAGAACAGATAGCTGCAACAGCAAGAGCTTCGGAAGGCTATGTTTCCGGTTCTTCAGTGTATGCGCACACCTATGAGCAGAACACCTGGAGGGACGGATATATCACTGTAAGGGTCCCTGAGGCCGGGCACCCGCAGTTCATAGATGAGGTAAGCCAACTGGGAGAGGTCACTTCCAGAAGCGTATCCGCCCAGGATGTCACGGAAGAATATATCGATGTCACTGCCCGCCTGGAGAACCTGAAGAGGCAGGAGCAGCGTCTCCATGAGGTTCTGAACATGAGCAGTACCGTGGAGGAAGTACTGAGCGTGGAGAAGGAGATCGAGCGTGTCAGGGGCGAGATCGACAGCCTGACCGGCCGCCTGAACTATCTCAATGACAGGGTCGAATATTCGACCATCAGCATCCGCCTCACGGAGTCCGACCGCATGGTTTACTCATGGGGACTCGGGGATGCGTTGTCCGAGTCGGTCAGGGGTTTCATATCGATGGTCAATGCACTGATCATACTTGCAGGTTACATGCTTCCCATAGTTATTCTTCTGACCCTGTTCGGTGGCCTCTTCGTAGCGTTGAGGAGGATGGCACGCCGGTGATATAGGTGCCTGGGAGCTGAATGAGGGGTAGATGCCTTCATTCATACAGTCCTAGAAACCGGTCATTTTAAATAAAAAAATATTGTTACTGCATAAGTACATAATGTTATAAGCTGACCCTTCAATGTGAGATCATGAGATCCGGACCTGTATCAGAGATTGGAGAGCGCCCTCTTATCGGCCTTTTGACTGGCATATTTAACAAGACCAGGAACCCTCATCTTATAGTCGGCCCCGGTCATGATGACTGCGCAGTGCTTGAGATATCGGAGGACGAATACCTCGTGGTGACAACTGACATGCTCCACCGGAAAACGGATTTTCCTCTGCAGATGACCGGGTGGCAGGTCGGATGGATGTCTGCGGCTGTCAACCTGAGCGACATTGCATCCATGGGTGCAAGCCCTGTGGGCTTCCTTTCAGCTATCGGTCTTCCC
Proteins encoded:
- a CDS encoding anaerobic ribonucleoside-triphosphate reductase activating protein, which translates into the protein MKVNYGSCVPISTVDWHGHVSVVLFLRNCPFRCPYCQNHELLNGSGLTDISVLEAAIKKSRPFVSSLVLLGGEPLMQKQAVMHLSRFAKQNGLLVGVHTNGFYPQVLDEMIKEKLLDKIFIDIKAPLDDIEVYGRVTGCDTSQVRADPADAVRNVSESVLLVIRGGVELELRTTVFRGFMGDAADIGRIAASILSLTGDRQVHYVLQQGLAENAALESMRCIKPFSRDEMLELARSAHGSLENIWIRTREQGNEKLNFEPV
- a CDS encoding DUF4349 domain-containing protein, which translates into the protein MKRTYLLSALLLVSIAILVSGCASLDRDAGSSSYTSNEAISEYDTVTEESARQVSGAVNTASMDRKTITTVDMSLEVEDVPAAIEQIAATARASEGYVSGSSVYAHTYEQNTWRDGYITVRVPEAGHPQFIDEVSQLGEVTSRSVSAQDVTEEYIDVTARLENLKRQEQRLHEVLNMSSTVEEVLSVEKEIERVRGEIDSLTGRLNYLNDRVEYSTISIRLTESDRMVYSWGLGDALSESVRGFISMVNALIILAGYMLPIVILLTLFGGLFVALRRMARR